A region of Terriglobales bacterium DNA encodes the following proteins:
- a CDS encoding CusA/CzcA family heavy metal efflux RND transporter translates to MIHRIVQAALRQRFLVLMLTVFITAAGIESFRRMPVDAYPDLSPPMVEIITQWPGHASEEMERLVTLPIEVEMNGVPHMTVMRSITLYGLSDVRLTFDEGVDPYFARQVVFERLAEVALPSGVTPSMAPLFSPSGLVYRYVLVSPDRSPQELKTIEDWVVERAYKSVPGVADDSGLGGETMQYQVLLDPARLYGYHLTVPQVVTALANNNSNAGGGFYSQGGQFYYVRGLGLVRNTDDIGNIIVGASKGVPVRVRDIGQVVIGHAPRLGQFGFNRTDDAVEGVILMRRGEQTQTVLAGVQKKTEELNREILPRDVKVRPFYDRSDLVRLTTDTVEANLLRGMILVFVVLLFFLVSTRAAVIVALTIPLSLLFSFIFLHAHNIDANLLSIGAIDFGIIIDGTVVMMENIYRELGLRQGQEYRLQEVILAAARDVDRPIFYSVAVIIAGYLPIYALSGPAGKLFDPMADTMAFALLGALVLTLTLVPVLASYWFQQGVKERVNKPFEWIKAKYARGLDWSLDHPGTTMLAASAIFGLTLLLVPFIGGEFMPHLDEGALWIRATMPYTISFEEASRLSPQVRAILLSYPQVTEVASELGRPDDGTDPTGFFNDEFYVGLKPYSDKAWQGKIRTKEDLIADIDRRLTAYPGITFNYTQPAEDAVDEALTGLKSSLAVKVYGPDLEVLEQKALAIKKTLSQVPGFTALTVVRELGQPSLIIDVDREKIARYGINVSDVEAVVEAAVGGQAATQVIQGEKLFDLVVRMEPQYRSNAQQIGNLLVGTPDGQQIPLRQLAEIRQGNGASFIYRENNSRYIGIQYSIEGRDLERAVKDGQAAVRRNVSLPEGYRLAWGGEYDEFLAAKAQLNVIGPLAVLLIFLILFALYGNFKFPVTIALGVILTEPVGALLALKLTHTPFSVSSVLGLLALLGVSVETAVILVSYINKLRLEGMDIRSATREAALLRLRPIMMTALVACLGLLPAALSTGIGSDTQRPFAIVIVAGLISRLLLGFFVNPVLYLWVAREGDVLQV, encoded by the coding sequence ATGATCCATCGCATCGTCCAAGCCGCCCTGCGCCAGCGCTTCCTGGTGCTGATGCTGACGGTGTTCATCACCGCCGCCGGCATCGAGTCCTTCCGGCGCATGCCGGTGGACGCCTATCCCGACCTCTCGCCGCCCATGGTGGAGATCATCACGCAGTGGCCGGGCCACGCCTCGGAGGAGATGGAACGCCTGGTCACGCTGCCCATCGAGGTGGAGATGAACGGGGTGCCCCACATGACGGTGATGCGCTCCATCACCCTCTACGGGCTCTCCGACGTGCGCCTCACCTTCGACGAGGGCGTGGACCCCTACTTCGCGCGTCAGGTGGTCTTCGAGCGGCTGGCGGAGGTGGCCCTGCCCAGCGGGGTGACGCCCTCGATGGCGCCGCTGTTCAGCCCCAGCGGCCTGGTCTACCGCTACGTGCTGGTGAGCCCCGACCGCAGCCCGCAGGAATTGAAGACCATCGAGGACTGGGTGGTGGAGCGCGCCTACAAGTCGGTGCCGGGGGTGGCCGACGACTCCGGCCTGGGCGGCGAGACCATGCAGTACCAGGTGCTGCTGGATCCGGCGCGCCTGTACGGCTACCACCTGACCGTGCCCCAGGTGGTCACGGCGCTGGCCAACAACAACAGCAACGCCGGAGGCGGCTTCTACTCCCAGGGCGGGCAGTTCTACTACGTGCGCGGGCTGGGCCTGGTACGCAACACCGACGACATCGGCAATATCATCGTGGGGGCCAGCAAGGGCGTGCCGGTGCGGGTGCGCGACATCGGCCAGGTGGTGATCGGGCACGCGCCCCGCCTGGGCCAGTTCGGTTTCAACCGCACCGACGACGCGGTGGAGGGCGTGATCCTGATGCGCCGCGGCGAGCAGACGCAGACCGTCCTTGCCGGGGTGCAGAAGAAAACCGAGGAACTCAACCGCGAGATCCTGCCTCGCGACGTCAAGGTGCGGCCCTTCTACGACCGCAGCGACCTGGTGCGGCTCACCACCGACACGGTGGAGGCCAACCTGCTGCGGGGCATGATCCTGGTCTTCGTGGTGCTGCTGTTCTTCCTGGTGAGCACGCGCGCCGCCGTCATCGTGGCCCTCACCATCCCCTTGAGCCTGCTGTTCTCCTTCATCTTCCTGCACGCCCACAACATCGACGCCAACCTGCTCTCCATCGGGGCCATCGACTTCGGCATCATCATCGACGGTACCGTGGTCATGATGGAGAACATCTACCGCGAACTGGGGCTGCGCCAGGGGCAGGAGTACCGCCTGCAGGAGGTGATCCTGGCGGCGGCGCGCGACGTGGACCGCCCCATCTTCTACTCGGTGGCCGTGATCATCGCCGGCTACCTGCCCATCTATGCCCTCAGCGGGCCCGCAGGCAAGCTCTTCGATCCCATGGCCGACACCATGGCCTTCGCCCTGCTGGGCGCGCTGGTGCTCACCCTGACCCTGGTTCCGGTGCTGGCCTCCTACTGGTTCCAGCAGGGGGTCAAGGAGCGCGTGAACAAGCCCTTCGAGTGGATCAAGGCGAAGTATGCGCGCGGGCTGGACTGGTCGCTCGACCATCCCGGCACGACCATGCTGGCGGCCAGCGCCATCTTCGGGCTGACCCTGCTGTTGGTGCCCTTCATCGGGGGCGAGTTCATGCCCCACCTGGACGAGGGCGCGCTCTGGATTCGCGCCACCATGCCCTACACCATCTCCTTCGAAGAGGCCAGCAGGCTGTCGCCGCAGGTGCGCGCGATCCTGCTCTCCTACCCGCAGGTGACGGAGGTGGCCTCGGAGCTGGGCCGCCCCGACGACGGCACCGATCCCACCGGCTTCTTCAACGACGAGTTCTACGTCGGCCTGAAGCCCTACAGCGACAAGGCCTGGCAGGGCAAGATCCGGACCAAGGAAGACCTGATCGCCGACATCGACCGCCGGTTGACCGCCTATCCCGGCATCACCTTCAACTACACCCAGCCCGCCGAGGACGCGGTGGACGAGGCCCTCACCGGGCTGAAGAGCTCGCTGGCGGTGAAGGTGTACGGACCCGACCTGGAAGTGCTGGAGCAGAAGGCGCTGGCCATCAAGAAGACGCTGTCGCAGGTGCCCGGCTTCACCGCGCTGACGGTGGTCCGCGAACTGGGGCAGCCCAGCCTCATCATCGACGTGGACCGCGAGAAGATCGCGCGCTACGGCATCAACGTGAGCGACGTCGAGGCGGTGGTGGAGGCGGCGGTGGGCGGGCAGGCGGCCACCCAGGTCATCCAGGGAGAGAAGCTCTTCGACCTGGTGGTGCGCATGGAGCCGCAGTACCGCTCCAACGCCCAGCAGATCGGGAACCTGCTGGTGGGCACGCCCGACGGCCAGCAGATCCCGCTCCGCCAGTTGGCCGAGATCCGCCAGGGCAACGGGGCGTCGTTCATCTACCGCGAGAACAACTCGCGCTACATCGGCATCCAGTACTCGATCGAGGGTCGCGACCTGGAACGCGCGGTGAAGGACGGCCAGGCCGCGGTGCGCAGGAACGTCTCCCTGCCCGAAGGCTACCGTCTGGCCTGGGGCGGCGAGTACGACGAATTCCTGGCCGCCAAGGCGCAACTCAACGTCATCGGACCCCTGGCCGTGCTGCTCATCTTCCTCATCCTGTTCGCGCTCTACGGCAACTTCAAGTTCCCCGTCACCATCGCGCTGGGCGTGATCCTGACCGAGCCGGTGGGCGCGCTGTTGGCCCTCAAGCTCACGCACACGCCCTTCAGCGTCTCCTCGGTGCTGGGGCTGCTGGCGCTGCTGGGAGTTTCGGTCGAAACCGCGGTCATCCTGGTCTCTTACATCAACAAGCTGCGGCTGGAAGGGATGGACATCCGGAGCGCGACCCGCGAGGCCGCTCTGCTGCGCTTGCGCCCCATCATGATGACGGCGCTGGTGGCCTGCCTGGGGCTGCTTCCGGCCGCACTTTCCACCGGCATCGGCTCCGACACTCAGCGGCCCTTCGCCATCGTGATCGTCGCCGGCCTCATCTCGCGCCTGCTGCTGGGCTTCTTCGTCAATCCCGTGCTCTACCTGTGGGTGGCCAGGGAAGGCGACGTGCTCCAGGTGTGA